The Lolium rigidum isolate FL_2022 chromosome 1, APGP_CSIRO_Lrig_0.1, whole genome shotgun sequence region AAGCACAATAATAAGTTGTCTAAAATAAAGAGGTATAGAGAATAAACTGCATACCGAAATTTGATGAGTATAcagaaaaatatcaacatctacaatatcgaatcaATATTATTGGAACCATTATACAACATATTTTCATATTGAATGCATCTAATATTgtaaaaaaattatatatatttttCAAACTTTGACCAGAATTAGTATGAGATATATTTTGGAGAGGGAGTTTAGTACTTTATAGCATGCACGGAAATAAATTAAGACCCCTCATGCACATAATTGAAGGACACAAACAACATCCTACAACATTAAGAGTTGACTGAAATATGCTgagtacaaaaaagaaaagaaaaccacaGCACAAAATGTCTTGCCTGATAGATCATGTCATGTTGCTACATTCTTCCTTACATGCCATGTGAATTAATACCACTCCTCTCTTAAGACAACTGACTAATAGAAACTTCCCACTAAACGAATTCGTAATCAGTCTCGTCATCAATGCTGTCCCACTGCACTCTCGGACATATTCTTTTGTGCCCACCTAGAAAGGTACCACAACTGGGATGTATAAGACCTTTTGCCTCATGTTGACACGCTTTACAGAGAGCTTAAAGAGAAAGAGAAGTGCTTTAGTTAATGACCAacacaaataaataaaaataatgtgAAAAATGACCTTCAAAGTTAGAGCACCAGTGTATTAGCATATAACAAACTGAAGACAAATGTGAAGATCTACCTTGGTCATTCTCTTTTGATGGATTGAAGTCATCCTCTTCCAAAGGCATGCAAAGATAGACTTCATCCTCATCTTCCAGATCATGATGCACCTCAGCAAAAAACATTGTATGTTTACCATCTAATTCTTTCACTGAGAAGTTATAATGCAAATATCCTGCCCCGCTTTCATCAATAAGGTTTCTTTCTTTCACTTCCAGAAACTCAAGTTCACTAGGCTACAATATAAATGTATGTCAGTATAACAGGCCCAATTTATATAGTAGTAAATTGCATTTCAATCCTGCAGCAAGATTCAATTGTGAGTTATCTAACCTATAACAGATTAAAAAACATGGATTAACTTATTAAGAGTAATATTAATTAATGCGTCAATAAAGGCCTCGCTCAATGCCTAACTAATATGAGTTGGTTTAGACAAGTAGTAAACTGCATGTCCATTTTAAAAACAGAATGGAAGTAACAATATTGACTAACACAGCAAGAACTGTCACTGAAAAATAACCAGAACAGTAATTATTGATTGATATGTATATGACCTGCATGTTGTATTTCTTGGTATAGACTCCCAGTGCTATCATGGCGAACTTGCGATCCTGCTCTTCTCTCTGCCTAAGCTGCTCCTCACTAGGCCTAACTAATGACCTAGCAGCCTGAAGGATGGTACCGCGCCTGCAAGCCTTAATACAAGCCTCACGAAGATTATGCACAGTAAATTCCGATTCCCTAGGAGTGGGATCATCCCAAGTCTCCAACCTTGTGTCGAAACTGCATGAGTTAAAAATAATACATAAACGCGTAGTCATCAATTGAAGTGTTGAAGTTTCTCAAGATATGTTGGCATGTTGCACATGTTAAGGAAGTTATCGTAGCAAATTCAAGATATGTTGGCATGTTGCACATGTTAGGCATGTTTGCTTCTGCTGGATAACAAGTTTGCTTTTCTAGAGCCTTCCCCGCTCTTAGTTTGCTTTACAGGAACCATTTTCGCGACGAAAATAGGGTTCCAATGAACCTGAGgaatttcatcaaagatcaaatgatGCTGCCTACCATTCGGAAAAATACGAAGGAGTAGTTGAGCTGGTTTTCCGCAATATGTTGTTCAATCTCTCCTCTCCTTCACAAATAAACGTAAGTTAGCAACGATTCCCAAACCAGATCAGTACACAGGAAGACAGATCGCGCATATATAGGGATCGATCATCCCCGATCCAGTTCAGTCGATCAACAAAAAGGTTTGCTCACCTGTTAGGAGGGCCGAGCCGGCGAGCCTCCGCTCCAGCATTAGGAAACCCCTCCTGCAAATCCGATAAACCTTGTTTCAGCTTCCGAGTTCCGACACTAGTGAATCGTAGGTCCTAAGGTGGTGGGAGACCGCGGCAGCTCCGGCGGGAACCGAGGCCCGCGGCGGGAACGAATTTGCTCACCTGTGACGACGGCTGCGGTCGAATTTGCCGGATCCAAGCTAGGGCTACGGCGCAACCTGTCCTCCTGTCCCGTCTTCGTTTCCGCGTGGAAGGGGGGCACCAGGGATAGTGAATTATGTAGGCCTCAACCGGTTTGATCCCGAGACTCCATCCTGTCCTACTCGTACCCGTTGGGCCTCAAAACGTTTGATCCCTTTGCCTACGAGTTCAGTTATGCTCGGAATAAGGGATATCCGATTTGGAGAAATTTCTAGGAAAATGAGTTGATCTCAGAAAAACACCAAACCAGTTTTAAAAAAAAAGGACCAAATGAAAAAGAGAAGCTTGTGTAATCGCACAAACTACCATGTTTGGGATAAACCTTCCCTTAAGAGCATCTCTATAGCATATCCCCTTAAAAAGCCGTAGCAAAAAACGTTTTTGAGGTAACCtcgaaaatgttttttttttgaaacgaggcttgAAAATGGTTTTTGGTACAGCGCAGGATTTAGCGGAACTGATCCCTAAACTCTTACCTTACATCTTCTACGGTACGAATTTAGGAAATCAATGCCGCCCCAAGCTCGCACTGTACCACATATTCGTTTTGATTTGCATATAGATCAACAATAATAACATATAGTAAAATGAAGAGCGATATACAATACTATTAACTCAACAATAGTTGTTTTCGCTTCGTCTTCTCCCGGGCGACAGACGGCAGCTATTTCCATCCGATCTCCATCGGTGAGAGCCCCGGTCCCTTCTCCCTCCACTTGCTGCTCCGACGGCAGGAGGGAGGGGGGCCTCGTTCCTCCGTTCTATTGTTAGGATTTGTCTGTTGTGGTGCgttgttggggtggtgggagcggcgcccgggcgAATAATTTTGtctcaactccactcccacaccggcggcgaccttcacaGCGGCGTCTCGGAATTGATGGCAGCGTGTGCTTGGCGATCCTTCAGATCGGCAGCAAGGTCTTCTCGCCTTTCTttagatctggcgagatctgtttctcgacgtgttGCTGGCGTTCGACGTTATCTACGGCGACGCTGCGGATGGAGGCGAGGTGGATTCTCTGGtgcgaagatgttggtccggaggtggtggatctCGCATTGTTCCCCGACTTCATCGACGAGATGCGGTGGATCTTGGTCCAAGAAAGCACTGGgacgtccccggtgggcgtgcctcgctgcttgcagtgggcctgttcatcgactcacaaagcctcgctGCTTGCAGTGGGCTTATTCATCGACTTCAGAatgcctcgttggcgatggtacTTATTTAGATCTGGCAATTGTGGAGGCTCGACGTCTTTTCCAACGTGCGTCCATGCGGCGTTGGAGTTTGACTGCGACCGCTAGTTTCGGCGAGTGCATGAACCCCTAAGGATGGTTCTATATTTTTCTATCCTTTAGAGTTCTACGTGCAAAGTTTCCAGGAAATATGTTTTCTCCTCGTCTGTCTTTTAGTTTACACATTTGTGTGTTCATGTAACATGTTTTTCTATTAATAAAATATGTGGTTTCTCTAAAAAAACAATAGTCTTTACATCTAAAACTATACACAATAAAACAAGTAGCAATAAAGAATATCCGAAAGAATGTGCAATCAATGAAACCATgtttaggaggaactagacacttttttgatATTGTACAAGCGGGACTTGGCGTTTCTCGCCGATaagtcggggccaccagccgcgcgggaagttttctcgacgtttccCGCTCTTTTGTTTcttccggactccccgagcgcttcCTGAGGGGGCCGGGATGACCTGGTCTCCCAGGATGGATGAAAATCTAAATCCGGGCAAAAACGAGGGTCCTGGGGCCTTCCCGGGAGACGGTTGGAGATGTTCTTAGCCCGTTCCGCCTCCGGTTTCACCCGTTTGATCCATCCAGACTAACCCCAGCCAGTCCAAACATCCATTCAGGCCCCCACAAGTGACCCAGTCTGTAGCGATCCAGACTATTTATAATTATAAAGGAAATTATATTGAGCCGACGATCCGTGCAATTCTCTTGTGTGTTGTATATAGAACTGTAAAAAATGATCTAGGTATGTGAGCTGCTAGAGATCGAATCATTTTTTTTAGCTCAACTAAAGATTGATTCCACAAAAAATAAGATGAGTATGAGCATTTTTCTATAGCTTGATTAGAAAATGAGTTGTTCTTGAGCTTAATTTTAGCTCATAGCTCGAAATAATATTTATTTTACAATCAATACTATACATTTTTTTTTCATAGTACtagcaaatagtacatggtagagatatatgagtgattacaaaataaaatctaaaagaaaCAAATAATATCTTTGATGTCTTTAAACTCTTTATTCTTTCATGGCATAATCTTATACATTCTTGAATGGAGCATAGACGTGTAAATATTAACGAAACTTTCCATAATTTtagtttgagccgcaatgccaaggttaTGTGCACGCGTGCGGCCATTAAAGTAGTCAGTCAACATCGGCAAGAATATCAACATCAATATGCTAGCAAGTAACAAACGAATAGCCTAGTCAAAGTCACTGGGGAGTTGAGAGCATGAATCACTATTTTCGAGGACGTGGCGGCGGGGACAAAAATGGCTAGATCGTTGCAACCATGAGAAAATATCCAAAATTGATCTGACGAAACAAGATCTAAATACCCAtgcatacctagaaaattgtaatctttcaacaccaccattgacgttaGAAAGGAGATCTCGCCATTGAAGGAATGGCCAAAGATCAATTGTtatagacgatgccatctccattaagGTAGAGATAAAAAAGAATATCCTACCAAAACCATAATTAAACCTATTAAAAATGGTACTTTCattaaaaaaaaaactccacATGTAGATCAGATTCTCCACTCCTCCTGATGCCGGTGAAGCTAaccggagggggggggggggtacaaATCTATAGaggaagctgaagtggagatcacTAGGTTTTCTTAGAGGAGGCGGTTGTCTTCTTTAGGTAGAACAACGAGAAATTACTAGGTGTAGCTCGAAATAATATAACTATGTACAACAATTCTGTTATATATCAAAAGAAAATAGGGTTTTCTTACCTTATATGTTGTGAACGCATTTTTTTCTTTCTACGTGCAACCAAATTCGAAAAGTTGATTATGAGAGGAAATTTGGACACTAATTGCATATGGTCCGTTTCTATGAATAGGCTAACCCTCGGCCAAATTTTGATTGCAGATTGCCCAT contains the following coding sequences:
- the LOC124684456 gene encoding uncharacterized protein LOC124684456 translates to MQPSELEFLEVKERNLIDESGAGYLHYNFSVKELDGKHTMFFAEVHHDLEDEDEVYLCMPLEEDDFNPSKENDQALCKACQHEAKGLIHPSCGTFLGGHKRICPRVQWDSIDDETDYEFV